One genomic window of Salvia miltiorrhiza cultivar Shanhuang (shh) chromosome 4, IMPLAD_Smil_shh, whole genome shotgun sequence includes the following:
- the LOC131022356 gene encoding uncharacterized protein LOC131022356: protein MADVKTVDEGGEFPEKRKLDLQNSVKKALDDSKDTDDSSKRQKIEVPIGKNGSVPLVAGENAAKSEEHVNTVAAAAEEDEDDDEDEEDYNADQDEDADENANGEAANVDRKGKGIMVDRKGKGKMIEDSDNEDSDGHVDDDDDSSDDSDSDFSDGLDESDLEDDPLAEVDLDNILPSRTRRSRAQPGVRISNDHDKGNDA, encoded by the coding sequence ATGGCCGACGTCAAAACAGTTGATGAAGGAGGCGAATTCCCCGAAAAACGCAAGCTCGATCTCCAAAATTCCGTTAAGAAAGCCCTAGATGATTCAAAGGACACTGATGATTCGAGTAAGAGGCAGAAAATCGAAGTTCCCATCGGCAAAAACGGCTCCGTTCCACTTGTCGCTGGTGAAAATGCAGCGAAATCGGAGGAACATGTGAATACCGTTGCTGCTGCTGCGGAGGAAGATGAGGACGACGATGAAGACGAAGAAGACTACAATGCCGATCAAGACGAAGATGCAGACGAGAATGCGAACGGGGAAGCCGCCAATGTCGACAGAAAAGGGAAGGGGATTATGGTGGACAGGAAAGGGAAGGGCAAAATGATTGAAGACTCCGACAACGAGGATTCCGACGGCCATGTAGATGATGATGACGACTCGAGTGATGATTCCGACAGTGATTTCTCCGATGGACTTGATGAGAGTGATCTGGAGGATGACCCGCTTGCGGAGGTTGATTTGGACAACATTTTGCCGTCGAGGACCAGGCGGAGTCGAGCGCAACCTGGGGTCCGGATTTCCAATGATCATGACAAGGGTAACGATGCGTGA